From the genome of Lytechinus pictus isolate F3 Inbred chromosome 4, Lp3.0, whole genome shotgun sequence:
TAGAATTCAAGAGAAAATATGTCTCCTTTTGACATTTCCCTGTCCCTGAGGAAAACAAGATCATcagagttgggggggggggttcaggaaGGAAGACCTGTTGGTTATGGTTATTGATTTAACCCTTTACCTACCCAGGCAGCCTCTCCAGCTCTCATATCTATAGGTCTTGTTTTCTTTATCATGCAATATGACTGTAATTATTACTCTTATTGACTTctctacatgtatgcaaatgccaaatgaatattaataacaatagtaattatcaccattatcatcatcatctccttcaccatcactaccaccaccatcatcatcatcatcatcaccaccatcatcattgccatcttcatctccatcatcatcattggcaTCATCATTGCCATATCTTGGAGGCGtatttatttattaagatattaaTTTGAATGTGTATTGTAGGTGATGGAAATTGTCTACTTCATGCCATATCCCTTGCCTTGTGGGGTGTAGAAGACACTGACCTTTGGCTTCGCAAAGTGCTTTACACTGTAATGAGGGGAGAGTTTGCAGGAGCCAATGAATCGCGATGGAGACGGGAAAGAAACCTCTATGATGCTAAGCATATTCCTGGTCAAGGTTTTCGATACAACACCAAGGTATGTTTATCACAGGCAAAGAAGTATTCGCTACTCTATTTGAAAATTAATCTTTTTATTAGTAAGAAGTGCATAGGCGATTCGTTTTAGAGTAGgagttttatcaataatttcattttaagactTTGTCTTGATATGACTTGAATGTAGCCTGATGttttatcaaatatttcttCATAGGACTTCTTCATTTTAAAAACTCATGCTACAATATTTATTCTCTCTATCCTGTGAGACTTGTTTCTTTTGAGTGAATTTCTATCTCATGTTTCTAATGTTATTACATACCAGCACAGCAAaccccaaaatgctcaaaacACTACATCATTTGTGATCTCTTTTGAAATCGTATttctcacacacacaaaaaatcatcaatgtgtgatcatttttttgctttaaaaaaatgatgcccatatttcattgaaaaaaaacaaaacatgcacTTCAACAGTTTAAATCTGAGAAATTTAttaattgtttttctttcaggaaTGGACAGCAGAATGGAAGATTGTTGTTGATATCGCCAGTCCTGAACGTCGCATTGATCAAACGCTGGGCCTGCCCTATGAGTGTCTGGAGgaattccacatcttcatcatGGCCAACATCCTGCGACGTCCTATTATCGTGGTAGCAGAGAACATGTGGCGTGATGCAGCAGGCAAATCTCTTCAGCCCATGAACTTCAACGGTATCTACTTGCCTCTTGGATGGGATCCCAAAGAATGCGTCCCTCATCCCATCTTGTTGGGATATCACCAGATGCACTTCTCGCCCCTGCTCTGCACCGCCCCGTCACCCTACAAAAAGGAAGAAGACTTTTACTGCGTGCCGCTGGTCGACCATGTCATGAAAAGCCTTCCGATCCACTTCTTGAAACCAGAGGAGGAAGGACAGGAAACCAGGCTTCTGCAGATGTACCTGATCTGTGAGGAAGTAGGGATTGGGGACCGACTCATCATGTGTGCCAGACTAGCGACAGATCCCCCCAAGGAGGAAATGGATGTCTTTCAGTCCTACTTGAATGTTGCAGAGACAAGGTATAGGATGTACTCAGAGGAGCAGCATAATCCTGAGAATGCTGAAGCTCTAAAAGCAGCAGGGATGATGTCTGCCATCAGCACGAAGCAGTTGAATGAGAAACTAGCTGCTGCAGGTGATCCAACGCTCACTGGACATCCTGGACATGATTCCAAATTGGAACCATCGGTTGCTTCAACTGGAAGATCACCTGTGAATGATGCCTTTGATATGGAAACTGAAGAGAGTATTATGATATCAAGTACCGCGCTACTGTCAAGTGGTATTAAGGCACCACCAACGGATGCCAAGAATACCAGATATTCTGCAAGAACAACCCTTGCCTGTAAGAATCCAGGCTGTCACTACTTGAGAGTTTTGGCGAGTGACGAGTACTGTGAGAGGTGTTACAAGGCCATGTCTTCGGTTGGCAAACAGGCCTTCAAGAAATGCCGCGTTGATTCCTGCTTGAATGGTGGAGAGAGGAAGTATGAGGGGCTTTGTCAGGTGTGCTATGACCAGAATACATTCATGAATGAAGATACTGCTCCTATTGGCCACCCAACAAGCCTAAAGGACCTAAGCACAAGTCCCAAATTCTATGGACTGAATGCAAGAGGTCCTGTTATCTTTGACCCTGCTACTAAGCAGGATGGAAACGGAATGGAAGTAGATGAAGATAAAACTTCTGATAATATGTTGAACACTAACGTTGTTAATGAATTCACAGTGGGAAGCAAGCAGTGCTCTAGCCCAGGCTGTGAATTCACGGGTAATCCAAACTTTGGTGGTTTGTGCAGCAAGTGCTTCAAAGACAAGAAAGGACTAGAGCAACAAAATGCAACAGGATCTGAGCCTTTGGGATACCTTGATAGATCTCCTCCACAAGAAATTCCATTGACAGTAGGTAAGAAGAAATGTATTATGCCAGAATGTGAATTGACTGGTCATCCAGAGAAAGGGGATCTTTGCAGTGGTTGCTTCAGCAGACAGACAGAAATTGGTTGGGAATCTGGGTTACCAGTGAAGACCAAAGACAAGAAGCCTCAGCCACTTCCAGATAAGACTATTCCAGGAATTTCAAGGGGCTTCAGTGCGGAGAGACAAAAGCAGCTGTTGAAGGAAGTGCCTCAGCAGTGTCGTACATCTAAGTGTGAAATGTTTGCTCACCCCAGCCAAAATGGATTATGTTCAGCCTGCTACAAGGAATCCCTAGCAGGCAGATCTAGTCCTCGCGACACCGGGAGAGCACTACCTTTATCCCaacgaaaacaagcaaaagatCAAGAAGGCAGCAGATATAGACCAATACTGCAGTTCACTGTGCAGAAGAACATGTGTGCCATTCCTGGATGCAACGGTGTCCGTCTCCAAATTGGATCAGGTGACCTCTGCCGCACTCACTATGAAGAGAGCTCAAGAAGGTATAGCCCAACAACCACCACACCTTCACCCTCAGGGGCCTTCAAAAGAACAGGCATGCCATCTGTGGGTGGGAGAGTCCAGCCCTCGGCTCCCCCACAAAGCATCTACGCCTCCCAGTCAGGTTACCGCTCTAATGGAGTTTCCAACCATAGGGAGGTTCCGCAAGCTGTTGAACCAAGCCAAATGGCTAGGACAACTCTGGAGATCTGTTCACATCCTTGTTGTAAGAACCCTGCAGTTCCTCCAACTTACATTGCCTGTAGAAGATGCCTGAGCTTTGTTGATAAGGTCAATCAGATGGAGGCTGCCATCAAGTCTGTTCGTGGAGAGGGCGCTGTTTCCGAGACTCCTGCTGTCCGTAAAGCTTCAGAGAATGATGAGATGTCACCAATCGCCTTAGAGACTGGAAGAGATCCATATGACCCACCCACTGAAACAGTTAGAAGTAAGCTTGccattccatttttatttcaccCTTATTATGAGAgaatgttttataaagctgttcattaTGTAGATACAACTTTATGCCTGACTGGAATATGCTGAATCATATTCTCAGTATTTTTACTCCCATCAGCTTAAGTTAAATCCAATCTCTTTTTATGTaaatccatgtacatgtacacgtaggTTAAGCAATTGTATTCTGTACTTAGGGCTTAACTCAAACTCTGGTCTCTGTGTtggaataatgaaataaatgatgaatattttttatccTCACCATTAAAGCATGGTAAATGAGCATAATAAAGATATAAGAACTCCACAGCATAAACAAATTATCTACATTAtcggcttcccataatttttgcACATAGTCATATGTGGCCTAGTATAAAGTTAAGTTGGACTTGTTCCTATTTCGTTAATTATAATACCAGTAATTTCTTTTATGTGAATCTACAGATCTGGATATCCATGAAAAACCTTCCTCCGCTGGAATCAAGGGTCAGTTTCAATATGACTATATCAAAAGGGTCAAGTGTCGAGCTGTAGGAGGTGAGTCAGATGCAAGAGATATCTTTTCATGAATAGTTTGTTCATGATTTCACTTATTGATTTCCTCTCTGCTTATCAGTTGCAAGGATttacagtagcttataacaatcatcagtgaaaatcactttaTGTGTCATGAAATGCTTCTCTaagatcagggggggggggcgtcaatGAATATCCATCAAAGAAAAGAGAGCTAAGAtgtgagcagctgccccatataaATTCCCATAATGTCACCAAAAATAATATTAGTTTTTATGAAGTGTGTACAAAATGAAGTGTCAGATGATATCTTagttatctttaaaaatatcaatatggaATTAATATAACTTGACATATGATATGTGGAAGCTACTCCAAAGACTGTACCCTGTTACTTGAAAGATTTTCACCAAACCTTCATTGTTATGTTTCTTTtgttatgtttctttgatttttctacttttattaaaatcaacatttgtcACAGTGAAATTCCCCTTAAGCCTGGCACACACCTTTGCATTTTGGACTTATGTTCAGCTCTGGATTGCCTGAATGCAGGCAAATACAACACCACACAATGAAACACGCTAAAACAAGGTCATTATGCAGTCTAACGCAAATACGAGCAAGGACAAGCAACATCAAGCAGCTTACGCATCGGTCAACACAGCATTACTGCTCGATTTACCTCAAATTAGCTTGCATCACTTCGTTTTAATGTGCGCAACTTCTTACAAGCTCGTAAGCTAAAGTGTGATTGCAACAAAATGTTTCGCTGTATCGTATGCCTCTTAAAGGCTGCATATTGCTTTTTTTGCCTAACGCAGCAAATATAAAAGATAAAGAGTCTTTCTCTTGACAACACCGGCATCTGTTTGAGTACTGTCACAGTGGTGTGTACTCAAATGTGTAGAAAATGAGCAACACTCCCAAAACAGTCAAATACAAATTTAAGTATATGTCTTACTTTGTGTGCATGTAGGCACAAATTTGCTGATGGGATTACAATATAAAATTTCTTCtgcttaaccctaactaggccgggcttttttggctgttctgtggccgggggggggttgattcaacccccccatGAGATCTcagccgccgatcgcgcgagcgccgcaaaaatttgcacgctggtagtgtgcgatgtaatctacaaggctgtatggtaaaattttccaaaataatgagattttattttatatgaattaattatgctaatttatgcataaatcatactttttgctctaattcactaaataaagctcctagaatgctaatttttggtaaaaaatattctttatagcattcttaacaatcgcaattgaaaaaaacttcggtttggaaatcaatttcttatgtattttattgttttatgaatttcttatgtatttctttgtttttcaaccttttgtttttctttgtttctttcaccagatttattgcacaacctttttgaagcataattatgctaaaataaattgatttcagctgtttaaagcaaaaataatcatatctttatgaataagatgagaaaactcaatttgcatcgACTTTGTACACagaatcacgttttggaacaatttttggtctgacatgcacttacgaaatgttgcgtaatttcggaaccgcgtacccgggcgtcgcaaatttggtctcaaaagatgcgcgggacttgaaagtataaactctgtgaGTGGCGCTGTCAAAAGATTTCGCGcagcggaatgatcgcagaaaatgttgagggggggttgatgtacatcactcactatttcttgttttttattgtttgaattatacaatatttcattttttacagatttgaccatagggactgacttgactgaaccacatagtattaaacaatgctaattccacatgttcagggagaaattaatcacTCCTTCTCTTGACAACGAGGAaagaattttaatatttcatattt
Proteins encoded in this window:
- the LOC129258701 gene encoding tumor necrosis factor alpha-induced protein 3-like — protein: MTPHPEDNLPGSQKRSPLGLPLKVGDADHTKTNRIWSKVRDNLCKAPERHRQTFLAEMPNATAILPYCWQLFAPDFNKYMRHELCDLPFGHFLEEKKILNWCPIFTKLYPLNATGDGNCLLHAISLALWGVEDTDLWLRKVLYTVMRGEFAGANESRWRRERNLYDAKHIPGQGFRYNTKEWTAEWKIVVDIASPERRIDQTLGLPYECLEEFHIFIMANILRRPIIVVAENMWRDAAGKSLQPMNFNGIYLPLGWDPKECVPHPILLGYHQMHFSPLLCTAPSPYKKEEDFYCVPLVDHVMKSLPIHFLKPEEEGQETRLLQMYLICEEVGIGDRLIMCARLATDPPKEEMDVFQSYLNVAETRYRMYSEEQHNPENAEALKAAGMMSAISTKQLNEKLAAAGDPTLTGHPGHDSKLEPSVASTGRSPVNDAFDMETEESIMISSTALLSSGIKAPPTDAKNTRYSARTTLACKNPGCHYLRVLASDEYCERCYKAMSSVGKQAFKKCRVDSCLNGGERKYEGLCQVCYDQNTFMNEDTAPIGHPTSLKDLSTSPKFYGLNARGPVIFDPATKQDGNGMEVDEDKTSDNMLNTNVVNEFTVGSKQCSSPGCEFTGNPNFGGLCSKCFKDKKGLEQQNATGSEPLGYLDRSPPQEIPLTVGKKKCIMPECELTGHPEKGDLCSGCFSRQTEIGWESGLPVKTKDKKPQPLPDKTIPGISRGFSAERQKQLLKEVPQQCRTSKCEMFAHPSQNGLCSACYKESLAGRSSPRDTGRALPLSQRKQAKDQEGSRYRPILQFTVQKNMCAIPGCNGVRLQIGSGDLCRTHYEESSRRYSPTTTTPSPSGAFKRTGMPSVGGRVQPSAPPQSIYASQSGYRSNGVSNHREVPQAVEPSQMARTTLEICSHPCCKNPAVPPTYIACRRCLSFVDKVNQMEAAIKSVRGEGAVSETPAVRKASENDEMSPIALETGRDPYDPPTETVRNLDIHEKPSSAGIKGQFQYDYIKRVKCRAVGGCPYNMFGNPQYGDLCTECFDRDVVFPTKKNFTSSSVPLKKLSRSSHTLPPKSQSAVISGTSTTSRSAARASNYQKCSSQDCHNQANPQIMEGYCNDCYPAYKSKEDKKKSRASAGARDRSAPSSRTSKREALLGKQDDSFPISAPRCYNDTCSNYGNDQCRGYCNGCFQKLMNQTDLV